A single Rattus norvegicus strain BN/NHsdMcwi chromosome 5, GRCr8, whole genome shotgun sequence DNA region contains:
- the Sdc3 gene encoding syndecan-3 precursor, with product MKPGPPRRGTAQGQRVDTATHGPGARGLLLPPLLLLLLAGRAAGAQRWRNENFERPVDLEGSGDDDSFPDDELDDLYSGSGSGYFEQESGLETAMRFIPDIALAAPTAPAMLPTTVIQPVDTPFEELLSEHPGPEPVTSPPLVTEVTEVVEEPSQRATTISTTTSTTAATTTGAPTMATAPATAATTAPSTPAAPPATATTADIRTTGIQGLLPLPLTTAATAKATTPAVPSPPTTVATLDTEAPTPRLVNTATSRPRALPRPVTTQEPEVAERSTLPLGTTAPGPTEVAQTPTPESLLTTTQDEPEVPVSGGPSGDFELQEETTQPDTANEVVAVEGAAAKPSPPLGTLPKGARPGLGLHDNAIDSGSSAAQLPQKSILERKEVLVAVIVGGVVGALFAAFLVTLLIYRMKKKDEGSYTLEEPKQASVTYQKPDKQEEFYA from the exons GCTCAACGCTGGCGCAATGAGAACTTCGAGAGGCCGGTGGATCTTGAGGGCTCAGGGGACGACGACTCATTTCCTGATGATGAACTGGATGACCTCTACTCGGGGTCGGGCTCTGGCT ACTTCGAGCAGGAGTCCGGCCTTGAGACAGCCATGCGGTTCATTCCTGACATAGCCCTGGCTGCACCCACCGCACCTGCCATGCTACCCACGACCGTTATCCAGCCCGTGGATACCCCGTTTGAGGAACTCCTTTCTGAGCATCCCGGCCCCGAACCAGTCACCAGTCCCCCACTGGTGACAGAGGTGACAGAAGTTGTAGAAGAGCCCAGTCAGAGAGCCACCACTATCTCCACCACCACATCTACCACTGCAGCCACCACCACAGGGGCCCCAACTATGGCCACAGCACCTGCTACAGCAGCCACCACTGCCCCTAGCACTCCCGCGGCACCCCCTGCCACGGCCACCACGGCTGACATAAGGACCACCGGCATACAAGGGCTGCTGCCTCTTCCCCTGACCACGGCTGCCACAGCCAAGGCCACTACCCCAGCAGTACCCTCACCACCCACTACTGTGGCTACCTTGGACACAGAGGCCCCGACACCTAGGCTGGTCAACACAGCTACCTCTCGGCCACGAGCCCTTCCTCGGCCAGTCACCACCCAGGAGCCTGAAGTTGCTGAGAGGAGTACCCTGCCGTTGGGGACCACCGCTCCTGGACCCACAGAGGTGGCTCAG ACCCCAACTCCAGAGTCCCTTCTGACCACGACCCAGGATGAGCCAGAGGTGCCAGTAAGCGGGGGGCCCAGCGGGGACTTTGAGCTGCAAGAAGAGACCACACAGCCAGACACAGCCAATGAAGTGGTGGCGGTGGAAGGAGCCGCGGCCAAGCCATCACCTCCACTGGGGACACTACCCAAGGGTGCCCGCCCAGGCCTTGGCCTCCACGACAATGCCATCGACTCGGGCAGCTCTGCTGCCCAGCTCCCTCAGAAGAGCATACTAGAGCGGAAGGAGGTGCTCGTAG CTGTGATCGTAGGTGGCGTGGTGGGCGCCCTCTTCGCTGCCTTCCTGGTCACGTTGCTCATCTACCGCATGAAGAAGAAGGACGAAGGCAGCTACACCTTGGAAGAGCCCAAGCAGGCAAGCGTCACATACCAGAAGCCCGACAAGCAGGAGGAGTTCTATGCTTAG